A window of Ammospiza caudacuta isolate bAmmCau1 chromosome 20, bAmmCau1.pri, whole genome shotgun sequence genomic DNA:
CTGATAATTCTTtacccccccctcccctccgcCCCCCAGACACCCACACGGATCAAAGCGGCTCTGGGAACCTTGTGGGACAGCCTGGACGTGCGTCCTTCTCACAGCCCCGGCCCGGGACAAGGACCGTGCCCCGGCGGGGATAACGGGGCAGAAGCGGAGGAATGGAGGGGCTAAGAAGCCCGGAGGAAGGACCCAGGCAGAGGGTccaggggctcagccctggaTCAGGCGGGACAGGCAAAGAGCAGCTGAACTCCACACCGGAGCTCACCCCACCGCCCCATAAATCCCGTCCGGCCGCAGGTGCGGCCGCGCATCCGCCCCGAGCGCGCAGGTGCGCGGGGATGCCGGGCCGGGATGGGGCCGAGGATCCGCCGGGAGCGGGGGCAGAGCCCGGCGGGTCCCGCCGCTGCCATTGTCCATTGATCCGCCATCGGGAGCCGCAGACAGAGCGGCGGCCCCGCCGGTAATTTGGGCTCCGGGGCCGTGACCGCGCCCCCCTCGCCCCTGCGCTCCGCGGGGCCCTCACTGGGAGCGGGGCCCGGGGCTGGGCCCGCTCCGCTCTGTCCCGGCTGCGGAGGCAGCGCGGCGCCAGCCCGGCACGGGGAGCTGCCGCCCACCCGCCCGttccgtccgtccgtccgtccgtccgtgcGGGGCTCCCCTTCCCCGACGGCCGCACCCCGCGCTCGCACGGGCGGGAGCGGCGGATGCTCGCTGGAAAGTTCCAGCGGGGATTGGatcctgtgtccccaggctctgtctgggctgggagcagctcctggtgcgGGGCAGGATGTGTGCACCAGGCATGCCCAGCTCCATGGCATCGTTTCAGACCCTCACCCCTTCTGCAACTTTCAGTATTAAAGGGGAGCTTATAAAAAAATAGAGAGTGACATTTTACACAGACAAGGCAAGGGAGATGATTTTAAGCTAAAGGAGGTGAGATTTACATTAAATGTTGGTgggaaatccttccctgtgagggtggtgagggcctggcacagcctgcccagagAACCTGTGGCtgttccatccctgggagtgtccaaggccaggttagatggggcttggaacaacctggaaTAGTAGAAATTGTCCCTATCCCCAgcaggggcttggaacaagATGGGTTTTATGATTCCTCCCAACCATTATTTGGTTCTGCTGTTCTGCCCCACACCCAAAATGCACAGTGGCCCTGGGgtaacacacaaacacagcagcccagatgagGGGCGGgggtcctgcagagcccccctgggctgcccagggacgAGAGCCGAGGCAGCattcccctctgcagggctgtgagatGCTCTGGCATGAGCTCATGTTCCTGTTTACAAACAGCCGCCCATGGAGCCCTTCCAGCAGCGCTATTGTGCTGCACGGCAGCTCGGCCAAGGCGCTTTGTCCGCCGGGCCCACGGAGCCCTCGGGGCAGCTCTGCTATTTTTAGTGCCTGGCCAAGCACCTCGTGCATCGAGCTGAAGAAATCCAGAACTCGCCACGAACCCAGTGAGGATTTCGGTGTGTGAGGATCTCGCTGCTCTGCAGACACGGCACCAGCGTTTAGGTGGGAAAACAGCGGCTCCAGAAGACCCAGAGCTTTGTTTTTGTGACAGGACAGTGGGCACAGTGGCATGGCCAGGCCAGGCTTTGCCAGGTGCTGAGCCGGGTGTGCCCCTGTGGGGCCTCCCAGCGCCCTTtcccagctgaggagcagaaatCCCAGCCCAGTGCGTGACTAATCGGGAGCTGCTCATCGAGCTGCTTGAAtggggctgctcagagcctgggGAAGGCCAGGGAGCAGCTTGGCTCCTGCTGGAACAGCCTGGCTGGGGGGGCCgggccctgctccctgcctttgGGCACTGTTCCTCAGGGTCACCATCATAACCAACAGAAcacttttcccctccccagtgaAGGGCAGCTTTGTGCTCCCACGGCAGGTTGGGATGTCCCGCTGGCACCAGGGCTTGGTCCCCATTCCAGGATGGGTGACAGGGTTGTCCCTGAGCCACCAGGATGGCAGGGACCCATcgtgaggctgccccagcatATTCTGCAGTACCAGCACCATCTCCTCACTGTGATTTTCCCAACCACCTTTGCCTAAATCCAGCCTGGACGGATTAGAGGGAAAGGGCCAGAGGAGCCcccacactggaacaggttgtcccCCTCCCTAAACACACAGCCCATTAAATTGCTGCTCATCCTGAGTTTTGTTTATTCCAAAATAATCCTGCCAGCCTAACTTTAGTCACcactcttccctcctcctggtGAAACCATTTCCACCTTGCTGCTCCCCCTCAAGCAGAAATACCCACAGAGGCAGCATCCCCTCTCCCCCACCGAATAACGCCCCAACGCCTCTCCTCACACCCTGGGGGCGTTCAGAGCCCCTTCCCCGCCCGCGGCACCGGGAGCGCGGGGGAGGCCGAGAggggccgggcccgccccgTCGGGGCCGCGCGGCGGAGCCAGCAGAGGGCGCCCCGCGCCCGGCCCAGGGCCGCGAACCGGcacgggaacgggaacgggaacgggaacggcgGAGGAACGGATGGGGAACGGATGGGGAACGGATGGGGAACGGCGCCGCTCCTTCCTCCGGGGCCGCGAACCCCGATGGGAACCGGGAATGGCTGAGGAACCAAAGAATGGAGGCCCCGCGACGGCCTCACCGGCCTCGGGGCGAACGGGGGGATTTAAAGCCCACCGCTAGCAGCGGCCCCATCCCCGACAGCACCGGCGCGCCCGGGTCGCTCCGCCACCATCCCGGACGGCACCGGCGTGCCCGTGGCATCCCTTCCCCATCACCCTTTCCCCATCATCCCCTCCCCATCATCCCCTCCCCATCACCCTTTCCCCGTGCCCGCCGATGCCGCTCCGCCCCGCTCCCTCCATCCTGCGGGCAGCGCTCCCGGTccccgccgctcccgcagcgtccccgcagccccggcgggGCCAGCCCGGCACCCGGGAAGGTCCGTCCCGGTGCCTCTCCCGCCGCACCCGCGGTGCCTCCGCGCCCCTCCCCGCGCACCTGCCGGCCCGGGAGGGGCGAGCCCCGACGGGCAGAGCCCTGCGCGGTTCGTGCCCCGCGCTCCGCGGCCGCGCAAACCGGGGCGTTTCCCTCTGTCCCCGTCGGTCACGGCCGCTCCGCGCCCCGCGGAAGGGCAGGGGCGGCTCCCAGCGCTGCGCACCtgcggagcggcggcggccccgacggggcggagcggccgcgggaATGAAACAGGCGGGAGCCGGCAGGACTTCTCCGAgtagaggctttttttttttattgaaagatGTGAGAATTCATCAAAACTGAACAGACAGATACCCGAGTAACCAGCACGTTGCAAATCAtgtatctttttattttaaaacaaatatagaGCACAGTCCTGtgatatttaaatttattatacttttttttttttttttgttctggagtgaaaaataaaaacctgagGTTTATTCCTGCATTCTCTATACCCCGCACTGTAACAATAGTTTAGTTAACTTTTGGATTcgttagtttattttttttcttccaaaagtcCGTTAAAGCATTGAAATCTTAGTTTTAATAACTCCAAAAATTGTTTTATCAGTGGCACATGATTGTCCTAGAGAACAGGCGGgataaacaatattttaaaacacagagaaacccTATCTCCTTCAATCACAAAGAGCTAAATAGTTTTCATTTACAATATATATGTTcatgtaaaatgaaaaaaaaaccgAAAAAAAACTTAAATGCGAGGAGTTAAACTCTAAATATTATATACACACCAATGTACAACTCTGAATAAATTAATACCAATTTGCATATTCTGGGATCCTTATAGCTTATTTACACAAATTACCATTTATTTCATAAATATCTGCCCAGGTACCCACGAGGCTCCCCCCGCCGTGCCCGCCCTGCTCGGCGGCGGCTGCTGCCGAGGCGGTTTGGTTTCCATCTTCCTTTTCTtatctctcttttatttttatttttttttctttttaaattattttttccttccccctccccttgCACAGATGAGGGTTTGGCGATGAGGGTTCGGCCCTTCTCGCCCCTCACCGAAGCAGGGGCCGCCCCGTCCATCAGGTGTGTCGGTACCAGCTCCTCACCCTGCCCCTGGGGcggggggctggggggtcctgggggctcCGCGGCCTCGCTGGGGCGGGGGGAGCCGctcccagcccccccagcccaggggtgGGCGAGCCCCgcgctccagctgctccctccgGGCTCTGGGGCGGCGGCTCCGTCCCTGCGCTCGCTCCCAGCCCTCGCTCTCCgcaataaatatttatactgTGCTGTACAGAACGCCAGTGCTTCTCCGCCCCGCCGGGAGGGCTCGctgcccgccccgccgctcACTTCGGGGACTCCCTGCCCGGGGACAGCTCCCGCTGGCTCTCCAGCCCGCTCACCAGTCTCTGGATGTTCTGCAGTTCATTGAGCGACTCCTTCAGGGAGCCCTTGGGGGAGGCGGCGGAGCGCTGGGCGCCCCCCTTGTGCAGGGGCGGCTCGGGCAGCGGGCTGGGCTCCCggctgctgccgccgcccttGGAGCCCTCGGCGCTGAGGCTGGCGGGCAGGCCGGTGGTCAGCAGGTTGGTGCTGGGCGGGATGCCCACCGGCAGCTGGTAGGGGCTGAAGCGCAGGcggggccggctgctgcccaggaaggGGTTGCGGGAcagcggccccgccgcggccgcAGCGCTGGTGGCCGGCATGGCCGAGGCGGCGGCTGCGGCCGCTGCCATGTAGGTGTAGGGGTAGGGGAAGAGTCCGCCGAAGGTGGGCATCGGGATTCCctgaggagagagagagagagagaaagagctgtcagagctgtgctgctgctctgctgcatcccaccctccccccaaaaaaagccaaGGCGAAGATGGAACAGCCCAGTGTCACCCTAAGACCAGAGTGTGGGGGTATCAGCCCGTTCCACACAAAGAGAGGGGGtacagcccctggcaccccaTCCCGAGCCAGGCTGGTGCCACCGAGCACAAACCCCTGCCTGAGATctgccccatcccctccccGCACGCTGCCTGAGCAGCATCACAGCCCCTTAACCACATTAAAACACATTGTTAAGCAGGATGGATAAATTAGGGgagttcaaagacatctttaTGTGTTCCACCAGAGGAGATGGGAaggcagcaccagggcaggcGCTGTGGGAGCCCTTCAGAGCTGACAGGaagacagggagctgctggatgggGACAGCCAGGTCAGGCAGGGCCACAGCTCCTGACTCTGCCCTTGACTATGGAGGAGCCATAGCAGCTGCAAAAAATCGAGATTCCTTCTCAAATCAACCTCAAAGCCGCCTTCAAAATGTCCTCCACGTTCTGCCTGTGCCAAATCTGGTAACATCTCAGAAGTGTGTCCCCCCTTGTCCCTGTGGGCTGCAGAGGGcctgggggaggctgggggcaccagcagctccttccccacaATGGGGCCACGCTGGATGTCCCCACACTGGGGGTGACACTGGCCGGGCCTGACCTGCACCCCCAAAGTGCTGCGCTCACTCAAGGGGTGAACACAAAGAGGAGATTCCAGAGCCCAGCTGGACAGCAGGGatagggatggggacacagggcttACCTGAGAGGCCAACATGTGCTGGGAGAGGTGGAAAGGGAAGGGGGTGGCCGTCCCTGCTGCGCCCGGGGCGGACGAGAGGGCTCCGTTCTCCAGGCTGCCCCCGCCGGTCACCGAGGCCAGCAAGTGTCCCATGCCCATGGCCGAGAAGGCGCCGGGCGCCATGGCAAACTGTCCCGGGTGGATGAAGAGGGGCTGCCCGGCGCCCAGCGGGCTGAAGAACTGCTGCCCGTGGAGGCCAGAGAGCgccaggctctgcaggtgccCGGTGCTCAGGTGCGGGGGGCTGTCCGTGTGCACCATCAGCGGCGCGAACGCCTCCTTGCCCAGCCCGCCGCCCTCCGTGTCCTTCTTGCCCGGCTCCGtctctttcctccttccctccaccTTGTCCTTCTCCAGGCCCCGTGCGCCGAACAGGCCCTCGCCAGGAGCCTCCCGGGGGGATGCCCCGTCCTTGGCTTTCTCCGGGCTGTGCCTCTCCTTGCTCCGCTCCTCCGGGCACCGGGGGCTGCCCCGGGGCGTCGCGTCCTCGGCgctggggctggctgctgccaccGGCCGCTCCTCGGGCACCTTCTCCGCCTCCGTGTCGCTGTCAGCCCCTGGCTTCTCCTCTGCAAGGGGATGGAGGGGCACAGGTCAGAGCAGAAGCACCAGGGGAGGTGACAAAGGGGTCACTCACAAGAGTCCTGGTGTCAGGAGGAGGTGGGACAGTGAAGCCGCGATCGTTATTTATGGGAGAGACTCATTTTGGGGGTCCTCGTGCTATGGTCACTCTGGAGGATGGGGATTAACAATACCAAGTCCTGTGGCCGTGCCAGGCAGGAAAACCTGTTTGATGGAGAAGCAGAACCTGTCCCAGCATCGCTCCCCTCAGCTGCACAGTCCGAGCGGGCTGCAGAGAGCGGGCACTGGGCAGCGCGGGAGGAAATGCTCCTGCGTGTATTTAATTACATGGAGCTGATTGCCAGCGCACCGTGGATTTATTCCAAATGCGCAGGTTGAGACAGGTTAAAGAGGCAGTTTTAAGGCTGGGAGTATGGTACAGACTTCTCTAAAAAGggctttaatttaaaaaatctcatTGAGCTCTCAGAGGAGGCAGGGGATGCGAGGCGAGGGGAGCTGAGCCCCTGCCTGAACGGCTCCACTAAAcgagaaaagccttttgctgcGGGTGAGGTgaagctctgcaggctggggcAAATATTCAGGGAAGCCTTTGAAAGTGGAGAGGGGTGTAAtaaaccctccctgcagctcgGGTGAGGGGTTGCAGTTTTGATGAAGGTTTGCGGGGAATGGAGTTGGTGGAAAGTTTAAAGAGCAGATTGATAGTGCTGCGAGACAAAACCCAGCATCAACAACTGCAGCGTGGGAGATGCTGGTTGATTTTCATTTACCAGCCTGAAGCCCTGGAGTtacaacatttcttttcctctttcaaatgtactaattctttttcttttctcttttttctctcttttttagGGGAGGGTGAGATTCccatggaaggaaggaagggcaTGCCAGGCTAATGTGGTGAGCACACAGGGTGCTTTGCCATTTCTTCTTGTATAATTTAAATACAAGAAGTATTATATCCACATCAGGTGTAAGAGGATCAAATATATATTccaaagaaaatacataaaGAGAAAAACGTGGCAACTCGCGAATGCCATTTGCGTTTCCTCTGATTTTATCTTTTTGAACCCTGAGCTCCGCTGTGCGCATCCCCATCTTTATTTTCCCCAATGTTTTGCCTCGCTGCCCACAGGAAATCAGCACGAGCAggaggtttggggacatttggggaccgCATCCTGCCTTACCTCTGCCGCTGCCCTTGAGGCGCAGGGGGCTGGGCAGGGCGCCCACGGGCGAGTGCAGGGCATCGCGCACGGCCGAGGGCTCGCACGACGAGGCGTCCGACTCTCCCCCGTCGCGGTCGGGCTTGCAGGGCTCCTCGTACATCCGCAGGGACGGCAGCGAGAGCTGCTTCCTGCGGGACAAGGCAGCGTcgggcccggccgtgccccgcGGGCGCGGAGCCGGGGGGACGGGCGCGCCCCTTACCTCTTCTCCCGCCGGCCATTGCCCGTGTCCCGAAAGCCCTTGGCGAAGGGGTTGTTATCGATTTTCAGCTGCGTGATCTGAGGGGCAGAAGGAGAGAAGGGGCCATGTGAAGCCCCGGCCGTCGGGGAGCGCGGGGTGCGCGGCGCAGGCTGCGGAGCCCGCGTTAACACACCGCACGCTTTATTAAAAATGATGCTGAGGTTTGGCCTTGAATTATTAATAGCGTCTTAAtgataggaagttatttttcACGGCCCCCCGGAGGGAAGATGGCGACTGAGCCGCTCGGCGCTGGTTAAAAGCTATTCTTATCCCTGCCTGCCACGGGCTGCCGGGGCCGGCGACACCAGGGCGCTCAATAATGCATGGCCCTGCAACACGGCCCCGAGAGGGGCTCTGCAAAGGGCCCggctgcccggccccgccgcgaCCCCCGGCCCGAGCATCCCCCGGCCCGAGCATCCCCCGCCCGACGGCGCCCACGGCCGGCCCTAGCCGAGCAGACAGAGTGCTCTTTAATCGATTGTGACTCTTCGCCATAAACTTTACGAGGGAAACAAGCCCACCAGGAccctcagccagagctgtcAATTAGCatcagcagccagagctggaggTGGGGGTCAGCTTTTGGGTTAAGACACACACACAACGCTTGGAAGGGGACGGCAGAGGCTCCCTGCTCCGCATGGTGCTCTGCCTGCTCACGGAGTGACACTCGCTAAATCATGAAAGCAACTAAAATTAGCTTATCTGCCTCTATTTTttggctcctgcagagccctgggcacctCCTTGGTGAGGCTGCCCAGGCCTGGTGCTGCTCTTCAGagcctgggcctgcagcagaggctcCCAGGGCCCAGAAAGGCGCAACAAACTCCACGAGGGAATTATCGAtagcaataacaaaaatactGACAACAGCATTAATGCTAACACTAAAAACAGCCATAATAATACAAGCAGTATGAGGGTGCATCCTCCTCTGAGGGCTTGGGGTTTAACGTTTTCAGTGTTTCTGCTTCTTGCCCTGAAATATCCTCGCCAACACgcacagacagaaaaatacCCTGATAGAGGGTaagggatgggacaggggagggaacggggagaggggcagggatggggacagggatggggacagggatggggacagggatcgggacagggcagggacagggcagggacagggcagggacagggccagggGTGCCCGGCCGTACCTTGTCGTTCTGGTAGGCAGTGACGGCGATGAAGTCGGTCTCGGGGAACACGTAGGTGCGGAAGGTGCTGTAGGGCAGCTTGAGGATGTCGTTGGCCCGGACGATGTGGAACCTGGGCTGGTACTTGTGCATGGAGTTCAGGATGGTCTGGGATGGGCGAGAGAGAGAGCACAGCCCGTGGCTGCCGTCAgcctccagctccctccctaaaaaaaaaacccttttctcCCGACAACAGCCCCAAAAAACACTCAAATTCACCATGCCGGCCGATGCCAGAGAAGgagatttcttatttttttttgctgatgcCATTGCAGGATCTGTCCCGAAAGAAGGAGGTCAGGGAACGCGGGCAGAGCAGCATCTTTGCGGGTGTTAAGCACGGCAATAAAGCAGCAAAAGGGATCTCCCAGTTTTATTACAACCCTGCAAACGCGAGGCGACTTTTCGACACGTTTCTCACCGCTTTTCATATTTCCgtccttaaaaataaattactatcCCTCgccaccacaaaaaaaaaaaaaaaaaaaaaaaaaaaaaaaaaaaaaaaaaaaaaaagttgaaaggCTCTGGGTGAGTGtcgggggcagcaggagccggtgccagccccaggcagcGCCTGCGACCTGAAAGCAGCGTTTCACCACGAGCCATGGCAAATTTATGTCTCGGAGCAACGCTGCAGAAggaacagacttttttttttcttttccagccaGGTGTCTGAAAGCCTCGCCAACACTCCAAGCCGTTCTCTACTCTTTcgttttatttattttatattttttttttaagtttgatttgttgttttttttttagtaaaaccCGAATTCCCCGTGATTTGGCTGAGGATTTTTGGAAGCGGCTGAACACCCCAAGCCGCTCCGACCCCTGGCCCCTCGCTGCCTGCTTTCCTGCACGATAGCTTTTAAATAATTCTCCAACCTGCTGTGGTCGGGCTGAAATGCAGAATTCACTGCCCAGAATTCGGAGAGGGACGGCGAAAGCTTGAGTAATTATTGTCAAATAACGTCAGCCAAATGGCTAAATAATTATCACTTCATTTCGGTTTAGaaggtaataaaaaaaaatcccctcattTTTTTTAACCCAAGCAATAATCACCTGCTGATGAACTGTCGGATCGGTGTTATATTGATATAATCTAGATGGGATTTATAATAAAAATGGTGCAAAAAGTCTCATTCAGGCGTGCAAATCtgcattcctttaaaaaaaataatcatccCTCTCTGACCAGATGGGCACTGGCTAAACCCTCATCTCGCAGATTTAACAGTCCGGATTTTGGACAACGACAGACACCAGAAATCTTTAATTGAAGGAGGCGAACCGTTAAATGCGCTGAATCAAACTAGTTTTTCACCAgtacaaaaaaaagaagatattttttaaactcCTTCTCTATCGATTTACCTTTCTGGCTATAAATAACCTCGCAATGTATTATTTAACAAAGACGCTGTTTCCtgccttaaaagaaaaaaataaaagtgagagagaaaaaatttaaaaaaatagagagagtggaaaaatagagaggaaaaaaataaaaagagagaggggaaagaaagTTCTGCGGGAGATGCGGAGCTGCTCGGAGCGGGGTCCCGCAGCCCCCGGGATTTTACCGTAAATTACCGCACCGGCAGCGCTGCACGATGAACTTTCCCTTTATCGCCCCAAATGCTCGCTCGGAGGAAGGAGAGCCGGCTGGGGCGCTGGGATTTCCCCCTCCGAGCATTCCCGCAGGATCACGCTCTGACCCTGCGCCCGCGGGTCTCTGCAAATGCCAGCGCTCCCTCACTCACTCCCCGCCgccttccctttctctctccctctctccttttcctttctctgtttgttttggttggtgGCTTTTTGGGCTTAATTCCTTCGTTTTGTTTTTACCTCCTTTAGGTGATGCAGACACCATCAACAGGGATACAAACAGGGGCTTTCTGTGGCAGATGGTGCCAACGATTCCAGCGCTTCTCCCGCCTGCGGGCACCCAGCGCAGGTGCGGCCGGTCCCGGCAGCgacagccccggcccggccacCGCCCCGTCGGGGCTGCGGTCCCCGCACACCCACCTCCCAAAATTCCTCTCCCAAAGAGCCTCCaaggctggcaagaagcagcaggacaggccGGGGATGCGGGAGCCAAGGGGAGCCTGAGGCTGCCCGCAGCTCAACCCTTATTTTCCCCCGGAGAACCGGAGCTGCCCCTCGGAGCCGGGCAGGACCAGGGGCTGCGGGACAGCCGGGGCACCGCAAGGCCCGGCCAGGCCCCGCCGCGCAGCCCGACACGGCTGGAGGAGGCTCTAAAGCCTCACGGTTTCTGCAGGGATATCACGGACAGACCCCGCGCCGGGCAGAGCCCGCTCCTGCCCAGGGACCCTGCCCGGGGCGCTCCGCTCTGCCCCGCAGCCGCACTTACAAAGCCGTGCTTATCCGAGATGTTGTTGGTGAGCTTGAGCTTGTGAAAGGCAACAGGTTTGGCCATCCACTGCTCCCCCGTGGCCGGGCTGTCGGGGTGGATGTACATGCGCTTGGGCATCTCCGGGTCGGCCTTGCCAGCCACCATCCAGCGGGAGTTGTGGAATTTGTACCGGCAGTCGTCGGCCGCCACTATATCCATCAGCAAAATGTACTTGGCCTTCTTGTCCAGGCCGCTCACCCGCACCTTGAACGGGGGGAACATCCTCCTGCGGAGAGACCCAGAGCGGTACCGGGctgcccccgcccgccgccggccccgccgagcCTCCCGcaccgcccggccccggccgtgCTCCCAAACCTCCATCTTTCAGCTCAGCTCGCTGAGGatccccagccttcctcccgTCCCACCTCTTCTCATCCCGCTGTGCTGCCCACACCGTGGCAGAAAGCAGGGGAAGAGctcaaaaatcccatttcaagAAATAAGAGGAGAAAATATATtcttgttttcctctatttctCTGCCCTTCGCCGAGCCGCTCGCTCGGCACCTCGGGCTGCCTCCCCCGGGCCCGGGGGCCACGGGCAGGGCCGGGGACGACCCCGGACGTAGGGAAAGTttggcaggagggaaggaagctGCGGGAAGCCGCGAAAACAACGGGATCGGGGGGTTCCGAGCGCTCAATTAACGCGCACGGATTTAATTTGGGATCGCGCTCGGAAAAGCAGCAATGGGAGGCGGAGGGGAGCGGTGACGGGAAAACTCGGAGGAGCCGGGGGGGAAACACCTCCGAAAAACTCCAGGGATCGAAACTGCCCGCGTTAATTCacggcagggatggggagcggGATGGAGCGAGGGGCGAGGGCGCTGCGCGGCCGCGCAGGTGCGGAGCGGGCTGGGGGGGCTGCGCGGGGCCGGCTCTCACCTCCCGGACTTGGTGATCACCATCTCGGTGCCCAGCTTGTGGAACTGGTCCCAAAGCTCTTTGGCTTCCAGCGTTACTTTGGGGTCGTCCTCGACCTCCTCCTCGGGTTCCAGGCTTTTGAGCGAGCGCAGATGGGCGGCTTGGTGGTGGTGTCCCAGGGCCGAGACGTGCAGCCCGGCCTCGGCCGCCCCGGCCAGCCCCGGGTCCGGCATGGGCTTCGCCAACGCCGCCggaggcagagccagagccgGGAAAAAGGACGGCTGGGCGGCTGCGAGGAAAGCGGACATGGGGAAGTCAGCCGGCCGGGGTGCGTGGAAGGGGTGGTAAGCCATGGCAGTCCCTGGGAAGGCTGGATCTCTCATCGGTGCATCCACAAATCCAGGAGAAAAAGAGGGATTCCCTTTACAAaaatgctgtgtg
This region includes:
- the TBX2 gene encoding T-box transcription factor TBX2, which codes for MRDPAFPGTAMAYHPFHAPRPADFPMSAFLAAAQPSFFPALALPPAALAKPMPDPGLAGAAEAGLHVSALGHHHQAAHLRSLKSLEPEEEVEDDPKVTLEAKELWDQFHKLGTEMVITKSGRRMFPPFKVRVSGLDKKAKYILLMDIVAADDCRYKFHNSRWMVAGKADPEMPKRMYIHPDSPATGEQWMAKPVAFHKLKLTNNISDKHGFTILNSMHKYQPRFHIVRANDILKLPYSTFRTYVFPETDFIAVTAYQNDKITQLKIDNNPFAKGFRDTGNGRREKRKQLSLPSLRMYEEPCKPDRDGGESDASSCEPSAVRDALHSPVGALPSPLRLKGSGREEKPGADSDTEAEKVPEERPVAAASPSAEDATPRGSPRCPEERSKERHSPEKAKDGASPREAPGEGLFGARGLEKDKVEGRRKETEPGKKDTEGGGLGKEAFAPLMVHTDSPPHLSTGHLQSLALSGLHGQQFFSPLGAGQPLFIHPGQFAMAPGAFSAMGMGHLLASVTGGGSLENGALSSAPGAAGTATPFPFHLSQHMLASQGIPMPTFGGLFPYPYTYMAAAAAAASAMPATSAAAAAGPLSRNPFLGSSRPRLRFSPYQLPVGIPPSTNLLTTGLPASLSAEGSKGGGSSREPSPLPEPPLHKGGAQRSAASPKGSLKESLNELQNIQRLVSGLESQRELSPGRESPK